A genomic region of uncultured Paludibaculum sp. contains the following coding sequences:
- a CDS encoding retron system putative HNH endonuclease, with protein sequence MRQIRKGQPPPSLIRHQAARFATYDNYPEKDDLRASLVQEQRGLCCFCLTRIEPNGQSMKIAHWRPQTVQPQDQLSYHNLLGACRGGEGHPHDDQHCDTRQGNRELSRNPAEPNHHIEDLLSYRGDGTIWSTDAQFGFEIAELLNLNSKWLQNQRKAVLSGFFLELGKRSLSRTRLEDLLSRWHGDETVGPLPEYCMVVAFWLRKRLARA encoded by the coding sequence ATGAGGCAGATCCGCAAAGGACAGCCGCCGCCAAGCTTGATCCGACATCAGGCCGCTCGCTTTGCGACGTACGACAACTATCCGGAAAAAGACGACTTACGAGCTAGCCTAGTGCAAGAGCAACGCGGGCTCTGTTGCTTCTGCCTGACACGAATCGAGCCAAATGGGCAGTCTATGAAGATCGCGCACTGGCGGCCCCAGACAGTACAGCCGCAGGATCAGCTGTCCTATCACAATCTCCTCGGGGCGTGCCGAGGGGGCGAAGGGCATCCTCATGATGACCAACACTGTGACACCCGACAGGGTAACCGAGAGCTGTCGCGGAATCCGGCGGAGCCAAACCATCACATCGAGGATCTGCTCTCTTACCGTGGCGACGGCACAATCTGGTCAACAGATGCCCAGTTCGGATTCGAAATTGCGGAACTGCTGAACCTGAACAGCAAGTGGCTGCAGAATCAGCGCAAAGCGGTCCTCTCGGGGTTCTTCCTGGAGCTGGGCAAACGGTCCTTGAGCCGAACCCGGCTCGAAGATCTGCTTTCCAGGTGGCACGGCGATGAGACGGTCGGGCCTCTACCGGAGTACTGCATGGTAGTGGCCTTTTGGCTGAGAAAGCGGTTGGCTCGCGCGTAA
- a CDS encoding cysteine synthase family protein: MLASPAVLPPLRGQHLLALIGHTPLVRLDHSVADLPGIEIWLKLEFSNPGGSVKDRPARNIILDGERSGRLNPSKTILDATSGNTGIAYAMIAAARGYKVKLCLPANASEERKRILSVLGAELVLTDPGEGSDGAFRKVRELYAADPERYFYADQYNNDANWKAHFHTTAPEIMEQTHGRLTHFVALMGTTGTFVGTSRRLKRDLPHVECWSAQPATPFHGVEGTKHLPSAIVPGIYDDSVADGNLWIETEDAHAMARRMAREEGLLLGISAAGNVVAARKLGLRLVREGKRGVIVTIACDGAAKYLSDSFWNEE, translated from the coding sequence ATGCTTGCCAGTCCAGCAGTACTGCCGCCACTGCGCGGTCAACATCTTCTGGCACTGATCGGCCATACGCCGCTGGTGCGTCTCGACCACTCCGTAGCCGACCTGCCGGGCATCGAAATCTGGCTGAAGCTCGAGTTCTCCAACCCCGGCGGGTCCGTCAAAGACAGGCCTGCCCGCAACATCATCCTCGATGGAGAGCGTTCTGGTCGCCTAAATCCGTCTAAAACAATACTGGATGCTACAAGTGGGAATACCGGCATCGCCTACGCGATGATCGCCGCTGCGAGGGGTTACAAGGTCAAACTGTGCCTGCCCGCCAACGCCAGTGAGGAGCGCAAACGGATCCTGAGCGTGCTGGGCGCCGAGTTGGTTCTGACCGATCCGGGCGAGGGTTCGGACGGCGCATTCCGTAAGGTCCGCGAGCTGTATGCCGCTGATCCTGAACGATATTTCTACGCCGACCAGTACAACAACGACGCCAACTGGAAGGCCCATTTCCACACCACGGCACCGGAGATCATGGAGCAGACGCACGGCCGCCTGACCCACTTCGTCGCCCTGATGGGGACCACCGGAACGTTCGTCGGGACGTCCCGGCGGCTGAAGCGGGACCTCCCGCATGTTGAATGCTGGTCGGCCCAGCCGGCCACCCCGTTTCACGGCGTCGAGGGCACCAAGCATCTGCCCTCGGCGATCGTTCCCGGAATCTATGACGACTCAGTAGCGGATGGAAATCTGTGGATCGAGACCGAGGACGCGCACGCGATGGCGCGCCGCATGGCCCGGGAAGAGGGCCTGTTGCTGGGTATCTCGGCAGCCGGTAACGTAGTGGCGGCCAGGAAGTTAGGCCTCAGGCTGGTGCGGGAAGGAAAGCGCGGTGTCATCGTAACCATCGCCTGTGACGGAGCCGCCAAGTACCTGAGCGACAGCTTCTGGAACGAAGAATAG
- the yiaK gene encoding 3-dehydro-L-gulonate 2-dehydrogenase encodes MLRVPFQELHEILTRVLLKHGFTPERAALCARLFAETTRDGVYTHGLNRFPRFINNIRDGIVRVHESPELLSAFGVLERWNGRRGPGPLNAYASMGRAIEIARQHGVGCVALSQTNHWMRAGTYGWQAAEAGMIGLCWTNTMPNLPPWGSKVRKLGNNPLVIAVPRAGGHVVLDMAMSQFSYGTLAAYRKRSELLPVDGGFDSDGKLTRDPAAIEQSWRPLPIGYWKGSGLSMMLDLMATMLSGGLATHQISDDMDKETGISQIFLALHPGGLAAAEELTRMADGVVESLRMGEEGAVRYPGEQTLRVREENLRLGVPVEEDVWNVVLSMDHA; translated from the coding sequence ATGCTGCGAGTACCGTTCCAGGAGCTACATGAGATTCTCACCCGGGTCCTACTGAAGCACGGGTTTACGCCCGAACGCGCCGCTTTGTGCGCCCGCCTTTTCGCTGAGACGACGCGCGATGGAGTGTATACCCACGGCTTGAATCGTTTTCCCCGCTTTATCAACAACATACGGGATGGGATCGTGCGCGTGCATGAGTCTCCGGAGCTGCTGAGCGCCTTCGGAGTGCTGGAGCGCTGGAACGGTCGGCGCGGCCCCGGTCCCCTGAACGCCTACGCCTCAATGGGCCGGGCCATCGAGATCGCACGCCAACACGGTGTGGGCTGCGTCGCGCTATCTCAAACAAATCACTGGATGAGGGCAGGCACCTATGGTTGGCAGGCGGCCGAGGCTGGCATGATCGGGCTGTGCTGGACAAACACGATGCCGAACCTGCCGCCCTGGGGCAGCAAGGTCCGCAAGCTAGGCAACAACCCGTTGGTGATCGCGGTGCCGCGAGCTGGTGGACATGTGGTGCTGGACATGGCGATGTCGCAGTTCTCCTACGGGACGCTCGCAGCTTATAGAAAACGCAGTGAGTTACTGCCCGTGGACGGCGGTTTCGACAGCGACGGCAAGCTGACCAGGGACCCGGCGGCGATCGAGCAGTCCTGGCGTCCACTGCCGATTGGATACTGGAAAGGGTCCGGGCTATCGATGATGTTGGACCTGATGGCGACCATGCTATCAGGCGGTCTGGCGACTCACCAGATCAGTGACGACATGGATAAGGAGACCGGCATCTCTCAGATTTTCTTAGCTTTACACCCCGGAGGCCTGGCCGCAGCGGAGGAACTCACCAGGATGGCCGACGGCGTGGTGGAGTCGTTGAGAATGGGAGAAGAAGGCGCTGTGCGCTATCCGGGAGAACAGACCCTACGCGTGCGGGAGGAGAACCTAAGGCTGGGTGTGCCTGTGGAGGAGGATGTGTGGAATGTGGTTCTGAGCATGGACCACGCTTGA
- a CDS encoding AAA family ATPase yields the protein MRIEWIEVENFKRFSRARFELHPQMTLFAGDNGSGKTSVLDALAVAAGIWLVDVPDSALANSRREIYPSEIRLEAEGRGDRLQFREHRPVRITARGQIGDQNGLTWTRQIRAAGRRTSNVDAKDALAAIRSIYQQDAAGGKILCPVLAYYGAGRAWLPSAERRRSSIKATPARRWDAFYDCFNERIRFSELQRWFRRESIERGQREGTWRPGFEVVRSAILACVPGAEDCSFDGDRDDILLRIEGKILPFSNLSAGQSVMLALVSDIAIKAVTQNSHLLDGRVAPELLQQTPGVVLIDELDVHLHPSWQRQVVHSLRSTFPAIQFVCTSHSPQVIGEMRPEEIRLLDGDTAVPPAHSFGVDSNRVLEEVMSTSARNPGIEAELSKLFELIDQEDLSGAEKAIAEVARLIGPDDPELTRARTMISFLGAELR from the coding sequence ATGAGAATTGAGTGGATCGAGGTGGAGAACTTCAAACGGTTCTCTCGTGCCCGCTTCGAGCTGCATCCGCAAATGACTCTTTTTGCTGGAGATAATGGCTCCGGCAAGACGTCGGTGTTGGACGCGTTGGCCGTAGCTGCGGGCATCTGGCTGGTGGACGTGCCGGACTCAGCCCTTGCCAATAGCCGCAGGGAGATCTACCCCTCGGAGATCCGCCTTGAAGCGGAAGGGCGAGGAGATCGCCTCCAGTTCAGGGAACACCGGCCTGTCCGGATCACGGCACGCGGCCAAATCGGGGACCAGAATGGGCTCACCTGGACCAGACAAATTCGCGCCGCAGGGCGCCGCACGAGTAACGTCGATGCGAAGGACGCCCTGGCGGCAATCCGGTCTATCTATCAACAAGATGCGGCGGGCGGCAAGATTCTCTGTCCAGTGCTGGCCTATTACGGGGCCGGCCGGGCATGGCTGCCTTCGGCCGAGCGTCGACGCTCATCCATAAAAGCTACACCGGCGCGGCGATGGGACGCCTTCTACGACTGTTTCAATGAGCGGATCCGATTCTCCGAATTGCAGCGCTGGTTCCGTAGAGAGAGCATCGAGCGTGGGCAGCGGGAAGGAACCTGGCGGCCGGGCTTCGAGGTGGTCCGGTCGGCAATTCTGGCCTGTGTGCCGGGTGCGGAGGACTGCTCGTTCGACGGCGACAGAGACGACATCCTCCTTCGAATTGAGGGAAAGATTCTTCCTTTCAGCAACTTAAGCGCCGGCCAGAGTGTGATGCTCGCGTTGGTTTCTGATATCGCAATCAAGGCGGTGACCCAGAATAGCCATCTTCTGGACGGGCGGGTGGCGCCGGAGTTGCTGCAACAGACGCCAGGGGTCGTTCTGATCGATGAGTTGGACGTCCACCTGCACCCGAGCTGGCAGCGCCAGGTGGTGCATTCACTGCGAAGTACATTTCCAGCGATCCAGTTCGTCTGCACTTCCCACTCGCCACAGGTGATCGGCGAGATGCGGCCGGAAGAGATCCGGTTGCTGGATGGAGACACGGCGGTTCCTCCGGCGCACTCATTTGGGGTCGACTCCAACCGCGTGTTGGAAGAGGTGATGTCGACATCCGCACGCAATCCGGGCATCGAAGCGGAGTTGTCAAAGCTCTTTGAACTCATTGATCAGGAAGACTTAAGTGGCGCAGAGAAGGCGATCGCCGAAGTGGCGCGCCTGATCGGACCGGACGACCCAGAACTGACTCGGGCGCGGACGATGATCAGCTTTCTCGGCGCGGAACTGCGATGA
- a CDS encoding type II toxin-antitoxin system VapB family antitoxin: MIIDDRLIERAKELTGIDEKTALVRAGLEALIAREAGKRLAALGGTQPKLASIPRRRSA, translated from the coding sequence TTGATCATCGACGACCGTCTGATCGAGCGTGCTAAGGAACTGACGGGTATTGATGAAAAGACCGCGTTGGTTCGAGCCGGTCTGGAAGCGCTCATTGCGCGAGAGGCCGGTAAGCGGCTCGCTGCGCTCGGCGGAACTCAGCCGAAATTGGCCAGTATTCCGCGACGGCGTTCCGCGTAA
- a CDS encoding PIN domain-containing protein, with amino-acid sequence MVLADTSVWIQHFRKGEPRLSDLLAEGLVVMHPFVLGELACGNLKDRALVLSGLSALPAVKPATHAEVLWLIEDCKLSGRGLGWIDVHILASSLLTHCEFWTLDKRLSEAALELGLGR; translated from the coding sequence ATGGTTCTTGCTGACACTTCCGTTTGGATTCAACACTTCCGAAAGGGAGAGCCCAGGTTGTCGGATCTATTGGCGGAGGGACTCGTAGTGATGCATCCTTTCGTGCTCGGCGAACTGGCGTGCGGGAACCTGAAGGATCGAGCGCTCGTTCTTTCCGGCCTGAGCGCACTACCGGCCGTTAAACCGGCAACTCACGCCGAAGTGCTTTGGCTGATTGAGGATTGTAAGCTCTCGGGCCGGGGGCTCGGCTGGATCGATGTCCATATTCTGGCCTCCTCCTTGCTCACACATTGCGAGTTTTGGACGCTGGACAAGCGACTCTCAGAGGCGGCCTTGGAACTGGGATTGGGTAGGTAG